The genomic DNA CTTGGACATGGACCGGGTGAAAGCCCTGGTCTCGGTGAACATTAATGGGATCGTGCATGGGATTAAGTACGCGGCCCGGGCAATGGTGGAGAGCGGAAAGGGAGGGTCCATAATCTGCTCGGCGAGCTCAGCAGCCTCATTGGGCGGCCTCGCGGGCCATGCCTACACGATGTCAAAGGGAGCCATCCTGAGCCTCACTCGTAGCAGCGCTTGCGAGCTAGGCCAACACGGGATCAGGGTCAACTGCATCTCGCCTCACGGGGTGCCATCGGAGATGCTCTTGTTCTACTACAGGCGGGTGTTCGGGAGGGACGATGTGACGACCGAGGAAGTGTCCAGCGCTGTCGGGGAGAAGGGGAGCCTCATAAAGGGGAGAGGCGGAAGCGTGGAGGATGTGGCCCATGCCGCGGTCTTCTTGGCCAGCGACGAGGCGGGGTTTATCACCGGCCATAATTTGGTGATTGATGGGGGATACACTTCTGCTGCGACTGGGCTGAGTTTTATCTACCAGTCCTAAAGAATTAGATCACATACCATTAACACATCTAAGTTATTAGtatgaaattaatatatatctaaatg from Punica granatum isolate Tunisia-2019 chromosome 2, ASM765513v2, whole genome shotgun sequence includes the following:
- the LOC116193848 gene encoding short-chain dehydrogenase reductase ATA1; this encodes CSPLSRLPGKVAIITGGARGIGAGTAKLFAQHGAHVIIADIIDGLGTDLAESIGGRYIHCDVAKEADVEAAVKFALAWKGRLDIMFNNAGVSGPDGSIMRLDMDRVKALVSVNINGIVHGIKYAARAMVESGKGGSIICSASSAASLGGLAGHAYTMSKGAILSLTRSSACELGQHGIRVNCISPHGVPSEMLLFYYRRVFGRDDVTTEEVSSAVGEKGSLIKGRGGSVEDVAHAAVFLASDEAGFITGHNLVIDGGYTSAATGLSFIYQS